In the Arachis ipaensis cultivar K30076 chromosome B10, Araip1.1, whole genome shotgun sequence genome, one interval contains:
- the LOC107623180 gene encoding probable protein phosphatase 2C 60, translated as MGIYLSTPKTEKFSEDGENDRLRYGLSSMQGWRATMEDAHAAYTDLDDSTSFFGVYDGHGGKVVAKFCAKFLHQQVLRSKEYADGDIGTSLQKAFLRMDDMMRGQRGWRELSVLGDKINKFTGMIEGLIWSPKGTDGGDQVDDWAFEEGPHADFAGPTSGSTACVAVIRNNQLFVANAGDSRCVISRKGQAYNLSRDHKPELEIEKERILKAGGFIHAGRVNGSLNLARAIGDMEFKQNKFLPAEKQIVTANPDINTVDLCEEDEFMVLACDGIWDCMSSQQLVDFIHEQLRSETKLSVVCERVLDRCLAPSTAGGEGCDNMTMILVQFKKPAQSSAPPEEQQSSANEKAEEAHEPKADSSES; from the exons ATGGGAATATATCTAAGCACACCCAAAACTGAAAAGTTTTCTGAAGATGGTGAAAATGACCGTCTTAGATATGGTTTATCATCCATGCAAGGCTGGCGTGCAACAATGGAAGATGCT CATGCTGCATATACTGATCTGGATGATTCTACTTCGTTTTTTGGTGTCTACGATGGGCATGGAG GTAAGGTGGTTGCAAAGTTTTGTGCAAAGTTTCTTCATCAACAGGTGCTCAGAAGTAAAGAATATGCAGATGGAGATATAGGAACCTCTCTTCAGAAAGCATTTCTAAG AATGGATGACATGATGCGTGGTCAAAGGGGATGGAGGGAATTATCAGTGTTGGGGGATAAGATAAACAAGTTTACTGGAATGATAGAAGGGTTGATTTGGTCTCCAAAAGGTACCGATGGTGGTGACCAAGTTGATGATTGGGCTTTTGAGGAG GGACCTCATGCTGATTTTGCTGGCCCAACTTCAGGAAGCACTGCCTGTGTTGCTGTTATTAGAAACAACCAACTTTTTGTTGCAAATGCTGGTGATTCGCGTTGTGTAATTTCTCGAAAGGGTCAG GCATACAATTTGTCTAGAGATCACAAACCTGAGCTTGAGATTGAAAAGGAAAGAATCTTAAAAGCTGGTGGTTTTATTCACGCAGGACGAGTTAATGGAAGTTTAAATCTTGCAAGAGCTATTG GTGACATGGAATTTAAACAGAATAAATTTCTTCCCGCTGAAAAACAAATTGTAACTGCCAATCCAGATATAAACACT GTCGACCTTTGTGAAGAAGATGAATTCATGGTCCTAGCTTGTGATGGCATATG GGATTGCATGTCAAGCCAacagttggtagattttattcaTGAACAATTGCGCTCT GAAACCAAGCTTTCTGTAGTGTGCGAAAGAGTACTCGATCGGTGTTTGGCTCCATCAACCGCCGGTGGCGAGGGATGCGACAACATGACGATGATCTTGGTGCAGTTCAAGAAGCCAGCTCAATCCAGTGCACCACCGGAAGAGCAGCAATCCTCTGCAAACGAAAAAGCTGAAGAAGCTCATGAACCAAAAGCGGATAGTAGTGAAAGTTAG
- the LOC107623164 gene encoding pentatricopeptide repeat-containing protein At4g31850, chloroplastic isoform X2: protein MSYCCAFADPNVYLLRNNGFLGGSSSVKVKILTNGSSLNQKKLGRRQVGLHAFGTKCAHVVVEKRKRKMGVFSEEVIGVLKSILDPNSALSYFKMVAQLPNILHTTEACNYMLELLRAHMRIQDMVFVFDVMQKQVINRNLNTYLTIFKALSVKGGIRQAPFALGKMREAGFVLNAYSYNGLIHLLLQPGFYREGLEVYRRMISEGLKPSMKTYSALMVALGKKRDTRTIMDLLEEMKTLGLKPNMYTYTICIRALGRVGKIDDACAILREMDDEGCGPDVVTYTVLIDALCNAGKLDKAEELYTKMRESHHKPDQITYTTLIDKFSNCGNLDMVKRFWREMEADGYEPDVVSYTTFIDALCKSGSIDQAFAMLETMKMKGTFPNLHTYNTLISGLLKRKRLDEALELFDNMESLGVEPTAYSYVLFIDYYGKSGDPGKALETFETMKKRGIAPSIVACNVSLYSLAEMGRIREANDIFNDLYNCGLSPDSVTYNMMMKCYSKAGQIDKAIELLDEMISNGCEPDIIMVNSLIYMLYKADRVDEAWEMFGRLKDLKLAPTVVTYNTLLAGLGKEGKVEKVLELFGSMTESGCPPNTITFNTLLDCLCKNDAVDLALKMLCRMTMMNCSHDVLTYNAIIYGLIKEDRISYAFWFFHQMKKSLYPDLVTLCTLLPGVVQYGMIEDAIKIVMEFVYQAGLEKGKQSLEELMESILVEAKIEDAILFAERLVSASGFQDDCVILPLIKALCKRNKILDAQKLFDKFTKTFGVRPTVESYNCLMDGVLGSNMTEKAWDLFVEMKDAGCHPNIFTYNLLLDAHGKSGRIDELLELFNELQSRGCKPNAITHNIIISALVKSNSINKALDLYYELVSGDFSPTPCTYGPLIDGLLKSRRFEEAMKIFEEMLDYQCKPNCAIFNILINGFGKAGKIDVACDMFKRMVKEGIRPDLKSYTILVECLCLAGRVDDAVYYFEELKSTGLDPDRVSYNLMINGLGRSRRLDNALSLFSEMKCRGISPDLYTYNALILHLGIIGEVDLAGKMYEELQARGLEPNVFTYNALIRGHSLSGNKDRAFNVYKKMMVQGCSPNRQTFAQLPNKC from the coding sequence ATGTCATATTGTTGTGCCTTCGCTGACCCCAATGTCTATCTTCTGAGAAATAATGGGTTCTTGGGTGGAAGCAGTTCTGTGAAAGTGAAGATTTTGACTAATGGGTCTTCACTAAATCAGAAGAAACTTGGAAGAAGACAAGTGGGTCTTCATGCCTTTGGCACAAAGTGTGCACACGTGGTTGTGGAAAAACGCAAGAGAAAAATGGGAGTGTTCTCTGAAGAAGTTATTGGAGTTCTGAAGTCTATTTTGGATCCAAATTCTGCTCTTTCCTACTTCAAGATGGTTGCTCAGTTGCCAAATATTTTGCATACCACTGAAGCATGCAATTACATGCTTGAGTTGTTGAGGGCTCACATGAGGATTCAGGATATGGTCTTTGTCTTTGATGTAATGCAAAAGCAAGTTATTAATCGAAATTTGAATACGTATCTCACAATATTTAAGGCTCTTTCAGTTAAAGGTGGGATTCGGCAGGCGCCATTTGCACTTGGAAAGATGAGGGAAGCTGGTTTCGTCCTGAATGCTTATTCATATAATGGGCTGATCCATTTACTACTCCAACCTGGGTTTTATAGAGAGGGTTTGGAGGTTTATAGAAGAATGATCTCGGAAGGGCTTAAGCCTAGCATGAAGACATACTCAGCACTGATGGTAGCACTAGGGAAGAAAAGGGATACCAGAACCATTATGGATTTGTTGGAAGAGATGAAAACTTTGGGATTGAAGCCAAATATGTACACATATACCATATGCATTAGAGCACTTGGTAGGGTAGGGAAAATTGATGATGCCTGTGCGATTTTAAGGGAAATGGATGATGAAGGATGCGGGCCTGATGTTGTCACTTATACAGTTCTGATTGATGCTCTTTGTAACGCGGGGAAGCTTGATAAGGCCGAGGAATTATATACAAAGATGAGAGAGAGCCATCACAAACCTGATCAGATAACATATACTACTTTGATCGACAAGTTTAGTAACTGTGGCAACTTGGATATGGTGAAAAGATTCTGGAGGGAGATGGAAGCTGATGGTTATGAACCTGACGTGGTTTCCTACACAACATTCATTGATGCTTTATGCAAATCTGGGAGCATTGATCAGGCCTTTGCTATGTTAGAAACGATGAAGATGAAAGGAACTTTTCCAAATCTTCATACTTACAACACTTTGATCTCTGGACTTTTGAAGAGGAAAAGATTAGATGAGGCATTAGAACTTTTCGATAATATGGAATCTTTGGGCGTTGAACCTACTGCTTATTCATATGTTCTGTTCATCGACTATTATGGAAAGTCCGGTGATCCAGGAAAAGCTCTTGAGACCTTTGAAACGATGAAAAAGAGAGGAATTGCGCCTAGTATAGTAGCATGTAATGTATCTTTATATAGTCTTGCAGAAATGGGTAGGATCAGAGAAGCAAATGATATATTCAACGATCTTTACAACTGCGGACTTTCACCAGATTCAGTAACCTATAATATGATGATGAAGTGCTATAGCAAAGCAGGTCAAATAGACAAAGCCATAGAGCTTTTGGATGAGATGATAAGCAATGGGTGTGAACCAGATATAATTATGGTTAATTCGTTAATTTATATGCTTTACAAGGCCGATCGAGTTGATGAGGCCTGGGAAATGTTTGGGAGATTGAAGGATTTGAAGCTGGCTCCGACGGTAGTGACATACAATACTCTACTTGCTGGCTTGGGGAAAGAAGGAAAAGTCGAAAAGGTTCTTGAACTGTTTGGGAGTATGACAGAGTCTGGATGTCCTCCTAACACAATAACTTTCAACACactccttgattgtctctgcaaGAACGACGCAGTTGATTTGGCTTTGAAAATGCTATGCAGAATGACGATGATGAACTGTAGTCATGATGTTCTGACTTATAACGCCATCATCTATGGGTTGATCAAAGAAGACAGAATTAGTTATGCATTCTGGTTTTTCCATCAGATGAAGAAATCTCTCTACCCTGATCTCGTAACTTTGTGCACCCTCCTTCCTGGTGTTGTACAGTATGGAATGATAGAGGATGCTATCAAGATTGTCATGGAATTTGTTTATCAGGCAGGTTTAGAGAAAGGCAAACAATCCTTGGAAGAACTAATGGAATCCATTTTAGTTGAAGCGAAAATTGAAGATGCCATTCTATTTGCTGAAAGATTGGTAAGTGCTTCTGGTTTCCAAGATGACTGTGTAATATTACCTCTAATTAAAGCCTTGTGTAAGCGGAACAAGATCCTTGATGCTCAAAAATTATTTGATAAGTTCACCAAAACTTTTGGAGTTCGCCCAACCGTTGAATCATATAATTGCTTGATGGATGGGGTTCTTGGATCTAATATGACTGAAAAAGCTTGGGATCTTTTTGTGGAGATGAAGGATGCAGGTTGTCATCCAAATATTTTCACGTATAACTTGCTGCTCGATGCTCATGGTAAATCTGGGAGGATTGATGAACTCCTTGAACTTTTCAATGAACTGCAGAGTAGGGGATGCAAGCCTAATGCCATAACCCATAACATTATCATCTCTGCGCTTGTGAAATCTAATAGCATCAATAAGGCATTAGATTTGTATTATGAGCTCGTAAGTGGTGATTTCTCTCCCACTCCCTGCACTTATGGACCACTTATAGATGGACTTTTAAAGAGCAGGAGATTTGAGGAAGCAATGAAGATCTTTGAGGAGATGCTAGACTATCAATGCAAGCCAAACTGTGCTATTTTCAATATTCTCATCAATGGATTTGGGAAAGCTGGAAAAATTGATGTTGCTTGTGATATGTTCAAGAGGATGGTTAAAGAGGGAATAAGGCCAGACCTGAAGTCTTACACAATTCTTGTAGAGTGCCTATGCTTGGCCGGAAGAGTCGACGATGCCGTGTACTACTTTGAGGAACTAAAGTCAACTGGCCTTGATCCTGATAGAGTTTCGTACAATCTTATGATCAATGGGCTCGGAAGATCACGCAGGTTGGACAATGCTCTTTCTCTTTTCAGCGAAATGAAGTGTAGGGGAATTTCTCCTGATCTTTACACTTACAATGCATTGATTCTCCATCTTGGGATCATTGGAGAGGTGGACCTAGCCGGAAAGATGTACGAGGAACTGCAAGCAAGGGGTCTGGAACCTAATGTCTTCACTTATAATGCTCTCATTCGAGGGCATAGTTTGTCGGGAAACAAAGACAGAGCTTTCAATGTCTACAAGAAGATGATGGTACAGGGGTGCAGCCCCAACAGACAAACCTTTGCTCAACTTCCTAATAAATGCTGA
- the LOC107620909 gene encoding protein FAR1-RELATED SEQUENCE 11-like has translation MRISHLIKKTAKNEESEGNVECGLSKQSDELVEFEIMEEASDKKIFYYKDIFGLTVEDIIQMEFWTEQCAYKFYRRLEKYHGFSVQKGDYGKDENENLIHRRFFCKRAGLRDRKHYVRLDRKRIHRPKIRTNCEAKLSIYLDRGSSTWNVRKVILEHNYELTLRGMIRLIPHFCGMSDAMKAHIDSMHSYGIPTSKILGYIFGIAGDYSILGFIKKDAYNHIDRKKHDKITDDNTNATLAYL, from the coding sequence ATGAGAATAAGCCACTTGATAAAGAAGACTGCAAAAAATGAAGAAAGTGAAGGGAATGTTGAGTGTGGTTTAAGTAAGCAATCAGATGAGTTGGTTGAGTTTGAGATAATGGAAGAGGCATCAGACAAGAAAATTTTTTACTACAAAGATATTTTTGGACTGACGGTAGAGGATATTATTCAGATGGAGTTTTGGACTGAGCAATGTGCGTACAAATTTTACAGGAGATTGGAGAAATACCATGGGTTTAGTGTCCAAAAAGGGGATTACGGCAAGGATGAAAATGAGAATCTGATCCATAGAAGGTTCTTTTGCAAGAGGGCTGGGTTGAGAGATAGGAAGCACTATGTGAGATTAGATAGAAAAAGAATTCATAGGCCAAAGATACGCACAAACTGTGAAGCAAAGTTGTCAATATACTTAGATCGAGGTAGCTCCACTTGGAACGTTAGGAAGGTAATCCTTGAACACAATTATGAGTTGACCTTGAGAGGCATGATTCGCTTAATACCTCACTTTTGTGGCATGTCAGATGCCATGAAGGCACACATCGATAGCATGCATAGTTATGGAATTCCTACATCAAAGATACTCGGATACATATTTGGAATTGCGGGAGATTACTCAATACTAGGCTTTATAAAGAAGGATGCGTATAACCATATAGATAGAAAAAAGCATGATAAGATCACTGATGACAATACGAATGCGACTCTAGCCTATCTGTAG
- the LOC107623164 gene encoding pentatricopeptide repeat-containing protein At4g31850, chloroplastic isoform X1 — protein MVILILCSSTLCSSSMSYCCAFADPNVYLLRNNGFLGGSSSVKVKILTNGSSLNQKKLGRRQVGLHAFGTKCAHVVVEKRKRKMGVFSEEVIGVLKSILDPNSALSYFKMVAQLPNILHTTEACNYMLELLRAHMRIQDMVFVFDVMQKQVINRNLNTYLTIFKALSVKGGIRQAPFALGKMREAGFVLNAYSYNGLIHLLLQPGFYREGLEVYRRMISEGLKPSMKTYSALMVALGKKRDTRTIMDLLEEMKTLGLKPNMYTYTICIRALGRVGKIDDACAILREMDDEGCGPDVVTYTVLIDALCNAGKLDKAEELYTKMRESHHKPDQITYTTLIDKFSNCGNLDMVKRFWREMEADGYEPDVVSYTTFIDALCKSGSIDQAFAMLETMKMKGTFPNLHTYNTLISGLLKRKRLDEALELFDNMESLGVEPTAYSYVLFIDYYGKSGDPGKALETFETMKKRGIAPSIVACNVSLYSLAEMGRIREANDIFNDLYNCGLSPDSVTYNMMMKCYSKAGQIDKAIELLDEMISNGCEPDIIMVNSLIYMLYKADRVDEAWEMFGRLKDLKLAPTVVTYNTLLAGLGKEGKVEKVLELFGSMTESGCPPNTITFNTLLDCLCKNDAVDLALKMLCRMTMMNCSHDVLTYNAIIYGLIKEDRISYAFWFFHQMKKSLYPDLVTLCTLLPGVVQYGMIEDAIKIVMEFVYQAGLEKGKQSLEELMESILVEAKIEDAILFAERLVSASGFQDDCVILPLIKALCKRNKILDAQKLFDKFTKTFGVRPTVESYNCLMDGVLGSNMTEKAWDLFVEMKDAGCHPNIFTYNLLLDAHGKSGRIDELLELFNELQSRGCKPNAITHNIIISALVKSNSINKALDLYYELVSGDFSPTPCTYGPLIDGLLKSRRFEEAMKIFEEMLDYQCKPNCAIFNILINGFGKAGKIDVACDMFKRMVKEGIRPDLKSYTILVECLCLAGRVDDAVYYFEELKSTGLDPDRVSYNLMINGLGRSRRLDNALSLFSEMKCRGISPDLYTYNALILHLGIIGEVDLAGKMYEELQARGLEPNVFTYNALIRGHSLSGNKDRAFNVYKKMMVQGCSPNRQTFAQLPNKC, from the coding sequence ATGGTCATCTTAATACTCTGTTCTTCAACCCTGTGTTCTAGCAGTATGTCATATTGTTGTGCCTTCGCTGACCCCAATGTCTATCTTCTGAGAAATAATGGGTTCTTGGGTGGAAGCAGTTCTGTGAAAGTGAAGATTTTGACTAATGGGTCTTCACTAAATCAGAAGAAACTTGGAAGAAGACAAGTGGGTCTTCATGCCTTTGGCACAAAGTGTGCACACGTGGTTGTGGAAAAACGCAAGAGAAAAATGGGAGTGTTCTCTGAAGAAGTTATTGGAGTTCTGAAGTCTATTTTGGATCCAAATTCTGCTCTTTCCTACTTCAAGATGGTTGCTCAGTTGCCAAATATTTTGCATACCACTGAAGCATGCAATTACATGCTTGAGTTGTTGAGGGCTCACATGAGGATTCAGGATATGGTCTTTGTCTTTGATGTAATGCAAAAGCAAGTTATTAATCGAAATTTGAATACGTATCTCACAATATTTAAGGCTCTTTCAGTTAAAGGTGGGATTCGGCAGGCGCCATTTGCACTTGGAAAGATGAGGGAAGCTGGTTTCGTCCTGAATGCTTATTCATATAATGGGCTGATCCATTTACTACTCCAACCTGGGTTTTATAGAGAGGGTTTGGAGGTTTATAGAAGAATGATCTCGGAAGGGCTTAAGCCTAGCATGAAGACATACTCAGCACTGATGGTAGCACTAGGGAAGAAAAGGGATACCAGAACCATTATGGATTTGTTGGAAGAGATGAAAACTTTGGGATTGAAGCCAAATATGTACACATATACCATATGCATTAGAGCACTTGGTAGGGTAGGGAAAATTGATGATGCCTGTGCGATTTTAAGGGAAATGGATGATGAAGGATGCGGGCCTGATGTTGTCACTTATACAGTTCTGATTGATGCTCTTTGTAACGCGGGGAAGCTTGATAAGGCCGAGGAATTATATACAAAGATGAGAGAGAGCCATCACAAACCTGATCAGATAACATATACTACTTTGATCGACAAGTTTAGTAACTGTGGCAACTTGGATATGGTGAAAAGATTCTGGAGGGAGATGGAAGCTGATGGTTATGAACCTGACGTGGTTTCCTACACAACATTCATTGATGCTTTATGCAAATCTGGGAGCATTGATCAGGCCTTTGCTATGTTAGAAACGATGAAGATGAAAGGAACTTTTCCAAATCTTCATACTTACAACACTTTGATCTCTGGACTTTTGAAGAGGAAAAGATTAGATGAGGCATTAGAACTTTTCGATAATATGGAATCTTTGGGCGTTGAACCTACTGCTTATTCATATGTTCTGTTCATCGACTATTATGGAAAGTCCGGTGATCCAGGAAAAGCTCTTGAGACCTTTGAAACGATGAAAAAGAGAGGAATTGCGCCTAGTATAGTAGCATGTAATGTATCTTTATATAGTCTTGCAGAAATGGGTAGGATCAGAGAAGCAAATGATATATTCAACGATCTTTACAACTGCGGACTTTCACCAGATTCAGTAACCTATAATATGATGATGAAGTGCTATAGCAAAGCAGGTCAAATAGACAAAGCCATAGAGCTTTTGGATGAGATGATAAGCAATGGGTGTGAACCAGATATAATTATGGTTAATTCGTTAATTTATATGCTTTACAAGGCCGATCGAGTTGATGAGGCCTGGGAAATGTTTGGGAGATTGAAGGATTTGAAGCTGGCTCCGACGGTAGTGACATACAATACTCTACTTGCTGGCTTGGGGAAAGAAGGAAAAGTCGAAAAGGTTCTTGAACTGTTTGGGAGTATGACAGAGTCTGGATGTCCTCCTAACACAATAACTTTCAACACactccttgattgtctctgcaaGAACGACGCAGTTGATTTGGCTTTGAAAATGCTATGCAGAATGACGATGATGAACTGTAGTCATGATGTTCTGACTTATAACGCCATCATCTATGGGTTGATCAAAGAAGACAGAATTAGTTATGCATTCTGGTTTTTCCATCAGATGAAGAAATCTCTCTACCCTGATCTCGTAACTTTGTGCACCCTCCTTCCTGGTGTTGTACAGTATGGAATGATAGAGGATGCTATCAAGATTGTCATGGAATTTGTTTATCAGGCAGGTTTAGAGAAAGGCAAACAATCCTTGGAAGAACTAATGGAATCCATTTTAGTTGAAGCGAAAATTGAAGATGCCATTCTATTTGCTGAAAGATTGGTAAGTGCTTCTGGTTTCCAAGATGACTGTGTAATATTACCTCTAATTAAAGCCTTGTGTAAGCGGAACAAGATCCTTGATGCTCAAAAATTATTTGATAAGTTCACCAAAACTTTTGGAGTTCGCCCAACCGTTGAATCATATAATTGCTTGATGGATGGGGTTCTTGGATCTAATATGACTGAAAAAGCTTGGGATCTTTTTGTGGAGATGAAGGATGCAGGTTGTCATCCAAATATTTTCACGTATAACTTGCTGCTCGATGCTCATGGTAAATCTGGGAGGATTGATGAACTCCTTGAACTTTTCAATGAACTGCAGAGTAGGGGATGCAAGCCTAATGCCATAACCCATAACATTATCATCTCTGCGCTTGTGAAATCTAATAGCATCAATAAGGCATTAGATTTGTATTATGAGCTCGTAAGTGGTGATTTCTCTCCCACTCCCTGCACTTATGGACCACTTATAGATGGACTTTTAAAGAGCAGGAGATTTGAGGAAGCAATGAAGATCTTTGAGGAGATGCTAGACTATCAATGCAAGCCAAACTGTGCTATTTTCAATATTCTCATCAATGGATTTGGGAAAGCTGGAAAAATTGATGTTGCTTGTGATATGTTCAAGAGGATGGTTAAAGAGGGAATAAGGCCAGACCTGAAGTCTTACACAATTCTTGTAGAGTGCCTATGCTTGGCCGGAAGAGTCGACGATGCCGTGTACTACTTTGAGGAACTAAAGTCAACTGGCCTTGATCCTGATAGAGTTTCGTACAATCTTATGATCAATGGGCTCGGAAGATCACGCAGGTTGGACAATGCTCTTTCTCTTTTCAGCGAAATGAAGTGTAGGGGAATTTCTCCTGATCTTTACACTTACAATGCATTGATTCTCCATCTTGGGATCATTGGAGAGGTGGACCTAGCCGGAAAGATGTACGAGGAACTGCAAGCAAGGGGTCTGGAACCTAATGTCTTCACTTATAATGCTCTCATTCGAGGGCATAGTTTGTCGGGAAACAAAGACAGAGCTTTCAATGTCTACAAGAAGATGATGGTACAGGGGTGCAGCCCCAACAGACAAACCTTTGCTCAACTTCCTAATAAATGCTGA